The Pelagibacterium halotolerans B2 genome has a segment encoding these proteins:
- the ctrA gene encoding response regulator transcription factor CtrA encodes MRVLLIEDDSATAQSIELMLKSESFNAYTTDLGEEGVDLGKLYDYDIILLDLNLPDMSGYEVLRTLRVAKVQTPILILSGLAGIEDKVRGLGFGADDYMTKPFHKDELVARIHAIVRRSKGHAQSVINTGDLSVNLDTKTVEVGGQRVHLTGKEYQMLELLSLRKGTTLTKEMFLNHLYGGMDEPELKIIDVFICKLRKKLSVATAGKNYIETVWGRGYVLREPDENELAESA; translated from the coding sequence ATGCGTGTGCTCTTGATAGAGGACGACAGCGCGACAGCGCAGAGCATCGAACTGATGCTCAAATCCGAGAGTTTCAATGCGTACACAACCGACCTCGGCGAGGAAGGTGTCGATCTTGGCAAGCTTTATGATTACGACATCATTCTGCTTGACCTCAATCTGCCGGATATGAGCGGGTATGAAGTGCTGCGCACGCTGCGCGTTGCGAAGGTTCAGACCCCCATTCTCATCCTTTCGGGTCTGGCAGGGATCGAAGACAAGGTACGCGGCCTGGGTTTCGGGGCCGACGATTATATGACCAAGCCGTTCCACAAGGACGAACTGGTTGCCCGTATTCACGCCATCGTCCGCCGGTCCAAGGGCCATGCGCAGTCGGTCATCAACACCGGCGATCTTTCCGTCAACCTCGACACCAAGACTGTCGAAGTGGGTGGCCAGCGCGTGCACCTGACGGGCAAGGAATACCAGATGCTCGAGTTGCTCTCGCTGCGCAAGGGTACGACGCTCACCAAGGAAATGTTCCTCAACCATCTCTATGGCGGGATGGACGAGCCTGAGCTGAAAATCATCGACGTGTTCATCTGCAAGCTGCGCAAGAAGCTATCGGTGGCCACGGCCGGCAAGAACTACATCGAGACTGTCTGGGGCCGCGGCTATGTGCTGCGCGAACCCGACGAGAACGAATTGGCCGAAAGCGCCTGA
- a CDS encoding MmcQ/YjbR family DNA-binding protein: MDFDDVFAVASKFPGVVRSTSYGTPSIKLGTKFLLREREPGILALQRPSIDERDMLIEADPGLFFITDHYRDYPYVLVRMDRLTPEHFRALFETIWREKATKSQISAYDR, translated from the coding sequence ATGGATTTCGATGACGTCTTCGCAGTTGCTTCCAAATTTCCCGGTGTCGTCCGCTCGACCAGCTACGGCACACCCTCCATAAAGCTCGGCACCAAATTCCTGCTCCGCGAGCGCGAACCGGGCATTCTCGCCCTTCAGCGCCCCTCGATCGACGAACGCGACATGCTGATCGAGGCCGATCCCGGCCTGTTCTTCATAACCGATCACTACCGCGACTACCCTTATGTCCTGGTCCGCATGGACCGTCTCACGCCCGAACATTTCCGCGCGCTCTTTGAAACGATTTGGCGCGAGAAGGCGACAAAATCGCAGATTTCCGCCTATGACCGGTGA
- the fliJ gene encoding flagellar export protein FliJ: MKSKSASLIRLKKFQVDEKRRQVLQIETMVADFERMAAELDQQIDIEHKKTGISDVAHFAYSTFAKAAITRRDNLLTSAGDMKGKLEAAQDELAEAIEDLKKVELLDAREHQREKDEQLKREQAEFDEIGRLRYRR; the protein is encoded by the coding sequence ATGAAGTCCAAGAGCGCGAGCCTGATCCGACTCAAGAAGTTTCAGGTGGACGAAAAGCGCCGCCAGGTCCTCCAGATCGAGACCATGGTCGCCGATTTCGAGCGCATGGCCGCCGAACTCGACCAGCAGATCGACATCGAGCACAAAAAGACCGGCATTTCCGACGTCGCCCATTTCGCCTATTCGACCTTCGCCAAGGCCGCCATCACCCGCCGCGACAATCTCTTGACCTCGGCCGGCGACATGAAGGGCAAGCTCGAAGCCGCACAGGACGAACTCGCCGAAGCCATCGAGGACCTCAAGAAGGTCGAACTGCTCGATGCGCGTGAACATCAGCGTGAAAAAGACGAGCAGCTAAAGCGCGAACAGGCCGAATTCGACGAAATCGGGCGCCTGCGCTACCGCCGCTAA
- the fliI gene encoding flagellar protein export ATPase FliI → MQSLISDIEAIDEIEVFGRVKTVQGLLIEVVGPVRELRVGGRVTIETQTGSNLACEIIGFRDGLALCLPFGPVGGVRLGCKAVFAGHDGAVYPDEAWLGRVLNAEAAPIDGGAPLIRGRAPYALRNLPLPAHERGRVGRPIDLGVRCLNTFTTCCDGQRMGIFAGSGVGKSVLMSMLARNTDVDISIIGLIGERGREVQEFITEQLGEEGMKKAIVVVATSDESALMRRQAAYLTLTLAEYFRDQGKRVLCMMDSLTRFAMAQREIGLATGEPPTAKGYPPTVFTELPRLLERAGPGLVNSGSVTGLFTVLVEGDDHNEPIADAVRGILDGHIVMERSIAERGRYPAVNVLRSVSRTMPGCVPEDFRPTLSRARELMSVYADMEELIRLGAYRKGSDPKVDRAIALNPALEAFLSQRSDERTNIADGYNLLSTILGTAGAGDAA, encoded by the coding sequence GTGCAGTCCCTGATCTCCGACATTGAGGCAATCGACGAGATCGAAGTCTTCGGCAGGGTCAAGACCGTGCAGGGCCTCTTGATCGAAGTCGTCGGCCCGGTGCGCGAATTGCGGGTCGGCGGGCGGGTTACCATCGAAACTCAGACGGGCTCCAATCTTGCCTGCGAGATCATCGGTTTTCGCGATGGCCTGGCCCTGTGCCTGCCCTTCGGCCCCGTGGGGGGCGTCAGGCTCGGCTGCAAGGCAGTGTTTGCCGGCCATGACGGCGCTGTCTATCCGGACGAAGCCTGGCTGGGCCGGGTTCTCAACGCCGAAGCTGCGCCCATCGACGGTGGCGCCCCGCTCATACGCGGCAGGGCACCCTACGCGCTGCGCAATCTCCCCCTTCCCGCCCATGAACGCGGGCGCGTCGGCCGCCCCATTGACCTCGGGGTTCGGTGCCTCAACACCTTCACCACCTGTTGCGACGGCCAGCGCATGGGCATCTTCGCCGGCTCGGGCGTCGGCAAGTCGGTTTTGATGAGCATGCTGGCCCGAAACACCGACGTGGACATCTCCATCATCGGGCTGATCGGTGAGCGCGGCCGCGAGGTCCAGGAATTCATCACCGAACAACTCGGCGAAGAGGGCATGAAAAAAGCCATCGTCGTCGTGGCCACCTCCGACGAATCCGCGCTCATGCGCCGTCAGGCCGCCTACCTGACCCTGACCCTGGCCGAATATTTCCGCGACCAGGGCAAGCGCGTCTTGTGCATGATGGACAGCCTCACCCGCTTTGCGATGGCGCAGCGTGAAATCGGCCTTGCCACCGGCGAGCCTCCTACCGCCAAGGGCTACCCGCCCACGGTTTTCACAGAATTGCCACGTTTGTTGGAGCGGGCCGGTCCGGGCTTGGTTAATTCGGGCTCCGTTACCGGTCTATTTACCGTTTTGGTGGAAGGTGATGATCACAATGAGCCCATTGCGGACGCCGTTCGTGGCATTCTCGATGGTCATATTGTGATGGAGCGATCCATTGCCGAACGGGGACGCTATCCTGCCGTCAATGTTCTTCGCTCTGTTTCACGCACCATGCCCGGATGCGTGCCGGAGGATTTCCGGCCCACTTTGAGCAGGGCGCGTGAGTTGATGTCGGTTTACGCCGACATGGAGGAACTGATCCGGCTGGGGGCTTACCGGAAAGGATCGGATCCCAAGGTTGACCGCGCCATCGCGCTCAACCCGGCGCTGGAGGCGTTTTTGAGCCAGCGATCGGATGAGCGGACCAATATCGCCGACGGCTACAATCTGCTGTCGACGATTCTGGGAACGGCTGGAGCGGGAGACGCGGCTTGA
- a CDS encoding DUF6476 family protein yields MTDPQTNFDKDEPLSPEAEAVMAKARRRAGLSMLVMMVGFMAVVLAVVYRLATMGNDVTDRYALQLIALPEGAQVISAQVQDGLVTVTYGAQSGQAIRIFDGETGEMVREISVVVE; encoded by the coding sequence ATGACCGATCCTCAAACCAATTTCGACAAGGACGAGCCCCTGAGCCCGGAGGCCGAGGCGGTGATGGCCAAAGCCCGCCGGCGCGCGGGGCTGTCCATGCTCGTCATGATGGTGGGGTTTATGGCGGTTGTACTGGCGGTTGTCTATCGTCTGGCCACCATGGGCAATGACGTGACCGACCGATACGCGCTGCAATTGATCGCCTTGCCCGAGGGCGCGCAGGTGATTTCGGCGCAGGTGCAGGACGGGCTGGTGACCGTCACCTACGGCGCACAGAGCGGGCAGGCGATCCGGATCTTCGACGGGGAAACCGGGGAGATGGTGCGCGAGATTTCCGTGGTGGTTGAGTAG
- a CDS encoding L-serine ammonia-lyase, whose product MFVSVFDVFKISVGPSSSHTMGPMLAAARFLDAIGALERVEGARLQITLYGSLAFTGVGHGTNAAVLAGCLGFEPETYDRGKVETALAELATRKTIEPAAGWTVALDPETDLIIDRKTRLDTHPNGMRFALLDADETATAEETYFSIGGGFVKTLAEIEAGDMPATPADDVPFPFANADQMLAMGKAADLSIAEMKRRNECARLDGEAFSQRLMGIWEVMDACITRGLAATGELPGGLKVKRRARAIFENLSGKAGANDMPLHSAIDWLSAYAMAVNEENAAGGQVVTAPTNGAAGVFPAVLRYYLSHVPGAKREKIPEMLLVGAAIGGLIKYNASISGAEVGCQGEVGSASAMAAAALCSALGGTNAQIENAAEIALEHHLGMTCDPIKGLVQVPCIERNGLGAVKAVAAASLAMQGDGSHIVPLDACIETMRQTGKDMDERYKETSLGGLSVAVPDC is encoded by the coding sequence ATGTTCGTCTCGGTGTTTGACGTCTTCAAGATCAGTGTCGGTCCGTCATCGTCCCACACTATGGGCCCGATGCTCGCCGCTGCCCGCTTTCTCGATGCAATAGGCGCCCTCGAACGCGTCGAAGGCGCGCGCCTGCAGATCACCCTTTACGGCTCACTCGCCTTCACCGGCGTTGGCCACGGCACCAACGCCGCAGTCCTTGCCGGTTGCCTCGGGTTCGAACCAGAAACCTATGACAGAGGCAAAGTCGAAACGGCGCTTGCCGAGCTCGCAACGCGGAAGACTATCGAGCCGGCGGCAGGTTGGACGGTCGCGCTCGACCCCGAAACCGACCTTATCATCGACCGCAAGACACGGCTCGACACCCATCCCAACGGCATGCGCTTTGCCCTGCTCGATGCCGATGAAACGGCAACCGCGGAAGAAACTTATTTCTCCATCGGCGGCGGCTTTGTCAAAACCCTCGCCGAAATCGAGGCCGGAGATATGCCGGCCACCCCGGCCGACGACGTCCCCTTCCCTTTCGCCAATGCCGATCAGATGCTGGCGATGGGCAAAGCGGCCGATCTCTCTATCGCCGAAATGAAGCGCCGCAACGAATGCGCCCGGCTCGATGGCGAAGCCTTTTCCCAACGCCTCATGGGCATATGGGAGGTCATGGATGCCTGCATCACCCGGGGCCTTGCCGCCACCGGCGAACTGCCGGGCGGTCTCAAGGTCAAGCGCCGCGCCCGCGCCATTTTCGAAAACCTTTCCGGCAAGGCCGGCGCCAACGACATGCCACTCCACTCAGCCATCGATTGGCTCTCGGCCTATGCCATGGCCGTCAACGAGGAAAACGCCGCCGGCGGGCAGGTCGTGACCGCCCCCACCAATGGCGCGGCGGGCGTATTTCCCGCCGTCCTGCGCTACTACCTCTCCCACGTCCCCGGCGCGAAACGCGAAAAAATCCCCGAAATGCTGCTGGTTGGTGCGGCGATTGGCGGGCTCATCAAATACAACGCCTCGATCTCGGGCGCTGAGGTGGGCTGCCAGGGCGAAGTGGGCTCTGCATCGGCCATGGCCGCAGCCGCTCTCTGTTCAGCGCTTGGCGGCACCAATGCCCAGATCGAAAACGCCGCCGAAATCGCCCTCGAACACCATCTGGGCATGACCTGCGACCCCATAAAAGGCCTCGTCCAGGTCCCCTGCATCGAGCGCAACGGACTTGGCGCGGTGAAAGCCGTCGCCGCGGCGTCCCTTGCCATGCAGGGCGACGGCAGCCACATCGTGCCCCTGGACGCCTGCATCGAAACCATGCGCCAGACCGGCAAGGACATGGACGAACGCTACAAGGAAACCTCACTCGGCGGGCTGAGCGTGGCTGTGCCCGATTGCTGA
- a CDS encoding RluA family pseudouridine synthase has protein sequence MAGSQLQQDRHDATVLENEAGTRLDAFLAARFPLFSRNRIKDLILLGAVSVDGTTNDVPKYRVRTGESITLAAPEPVEAEPQPQDIALNILFEDEYLIVIDKPAGMVVHPAPGNEDGTLVNALIHHCGDSLRGIGGVKRPGIVHRLDKDTSGVMVAAKTEQAHNGLAAQFADHGRTGPLERAYIAFVWGIPNPLVGTVETMIGRDPNNRLKQSVQPREGREAITHYRVEGRFSDDKWSIAQVRCQLETGRTHQIRVHMAHIGHPLIGDGVYGSAFATKINTVPQEIRHTVVSLNRQALHAAILGFAHPVTGQTLKFESPLPSELAALATKLAPFAS, from the coding sequence ATGGCGGGCAGTCAGCTCCAACAGGATAGGCACGACGCCACCGTCCTCGAAAACGAGGCCGGCACGCGGCTCGATGCATTTCTGGCGGCCCGCTTCCCTCTCTTTTCGCGCAACCGCATCAAGGACTTGATCCTTTTGGGCGCGGTCAGCGTGGATGGGACGACCAACGATGTGCCCAAATATCGCGTCAGGACCGGCGAGTCCATCACTCTCGCCGCCCCCGAACCCGTCGAGGCCGAACCCCAGCCCCAGGATATCGCGCTCAATATCCTCTTCGAGGACGAATATCTCATTGTTATAGACAAGCCCGCCGGCATGGTGGTGCACCCCGCACCGGGCAATGAGGACGGAACGTTGGTCAACGCCCTCATCCACCATTGCGGCGACAGCCTGCGCGGTATTGGCGGTGTCAAACGCCCCGGCATCGTCCACAGGCTCGACAAGGACACCTCCGGCGTCATGGTCGCCGCCAAGACCGAGCAGGCTCATAACGGACTTGCTGCCCAGTTCGCCGATCATGGGCGCACCGGTCCCCTCGAACGCGCCTACATCGCCTTTGTCTGGGGCATCCCCAATCCTCTGGTCGGCACCGTCGAAACCATGATCGGGCGCGACCCCAATAATCGCCTCAAGCAATCGGTTCAGCCGCGCGAAGGGCGCGAGGCCATCACCCATTATCGCGTTGAGGGTCGCTTCAGCGATGACAAATGGTCTATAGCGCAGGTCAGATGCCAACTCGAAACCGGCCGCACCCATCAGATCCGCGTGCATATGGCCCATATCGGCCACCCGCTGATCGGCGATGGCGTTTACGGTTCGGCCTTTGCAACAAAGATCAACACAGTGCCCCAGGAGATTCGGCACACTGTCGTATCCCTGAACCGGCAGGCCCTTCACGCCGCGATCCTTGGCTTTGCCCATCCTGTGACGGGACAAACCCTCAAATTTGAAAGTCCGCTGCCTTCCGAGCTTGCCGCCCTCGCAACCAAGCTCGCGCCCTTTGCGTCATAA